A DNA window from Bradyrhizobium barranii subsp. barranii contains the following coding sequences:
- a CDS encoding S24 family peptidase translates to MVRQAKAQRILTHDQIWGALDRLAERAGLSPSGLAKRAGLDPTTFNKSKRVTPDGRERWPSTESIAKALAAAGSSMDTFAGLTGDDASDGRSVPLLGLALAGASGAFDESGFPSGKGWTELALPTAEDSRAFALEISGDALAPAYRDGDVILISPRAPIRRGDRVVVKTKAGEVTVATLKRRTAKALELQPLDASQAEHTMAPSDVGWIARIVWASQ, encoded by the coding sequence ATGGTCAGACAGGCCAAAGCGCAGAGGATACTGACTCACGACCAGATCTGGGGAGCGCTGGATCGGCTGGCGGAGCGTGCCGGCCTGTCGCCGTCCGGCCTCGCCAAGCGGGCCGGGCTCGATCCCACCACCTTCAACAAGTCCAAGCGCGTCACCCCCGACGGGCGTGAGCGCTGGCCATCCACCGAATCGATCGCGAAAGCGCTGGCGGCGGCCGGCTCCTCGATGGACACCTTTGCCGGGTTGACCGGTGACGACGCCAGCGACGGCCGCTCGGTGCCGCTGCTCGGCCTCGCGCTGGCCGGCGCGAGCGGAGCTTTCGACGAGTCCGGCTTTCCATCCGGCAAAGGCTGGACCGAACTTGCGCTTCCCACCGCCGAGGACAGTCGCGCCTTTGCGCTGGAGATTTCCGGCGATGCGCTTGCCCCGGCCTATCGCGACGGCGACGTCATCCTGATCTCGCCCCGCGCGCCGATCCGCAGAGGCGATCGCGTGGTGGTGAAGACCAAGGCGGGCGAGGTGACGGTCGCGACGCTGAAGCGCCGGACGGCAAAGGCACTGGAATTGCAGCCGCTCGATGCATCGCAGGCGGAGCATACGATGGCGCCGAGCGACGTCGGCTGGATCGCGCGAATCGTGTGGGCGAGCCAGTGA
- a CDS encoding DUF952 domain-containing protein, which yields MVKIYKICPASAWREAERQGVYRGSADDSRDGFIHFSTAPQVPETLRKHYFGVRALFLVEVDGDALGGALRWERSRNEELFPHLYGELDLGAVLSVMNLNMRSDGGHDVPELMP from the coding sequence GTGGTCAAGATCTACAAAATCTGTCCGGCCTCGGCCTGGCGCGAGGCGGAACGGCAGGGTGTCTACCGGGGCAGCGCGGACGATTCGCGCGACGGTTTCATCCATTTCTCGACCGCGCCCCAGGTTCCCGAGACCTTGCGCAAGCACTATTTCGGGGTGCGCGCGCTGTTCCTGGTCGAGGTCGACGGCGACGCGCTCGGCGGCGCATTGCGCTGGGAGCGCTCGCGCAATGAGGAGCTGTTTCCGCACCTCTATGGCGAGCTCGATCTCGGCGCGGTGCTGTCGGTGATGAACCTCAACATGCGCTCCGATGGCGGCCACGACGTTCCGGAGCTTATGCCGTGA
- a CDS encoding quinone-dependent dihydroorotate dehydrogenase has protein sequence MIRAFDAFSLPVLRWLDPEDAHRLAIQGLRFLPPVKPRPDDPKLAVRAFGLNFPNPIGMAAGFDKSAEVPDALLRLGFGFVEIGSVTPKPQSGNPRPRLFRLERDEAVINRMGFNNDGAEVALRRLAARAQHGGIIGVNVGANKDSPDRVGDYVKLIETFAPVASYFTVNVSSPNTPGLRNLQEGALLDDLLARVIDARERVRQKAGDTPVLLKIAPDLSLAQLDDVVQVARSRRVDGMIVANTTIARPSTLREEMRAKEQGGLSGRPLFRLSTRMVAETYVRVEGAFPLIGVGGVDSGGAALTKIRAGASLIQLYSSLVYKGLGLVDEIKRDLTSTLLRTGRDSLSEIVGADAATLTAEDWPGM, from the coding sequence GTGATCCGCGCCTTCGACGCCTTTTCGCTGCCGGTGCTGCGCTGGCTCGATCCGGAGGATGCGCATCGCCTCGCGATCCAGGGCCTGCGCTTCCTGCCGCCGGTCAAGCCGCGGCCTGACGATCCCAAGCTCGCCGTGCGCGCCTTCGGGCTCAACTTCCCCAATCCGATCGGCATGGCCGCGGGCTTCGACAAGAGCGCCGAGGTGCCGGATGCGCTGCTGCGGCTCGGCTTCGGCTTCGTCGAGATCGGTTCGGTGACGCCGAAGCCGCAAAGCGGCAATCCGCGGCCGCGGCTGTTTCGCCTGGAGCGCGACGAGGCCGTGATCAACCGCATGGGCTTCAACAATGACGGCGCTGAAGTCGCGCTGCGCAGGCTCGCGGCGCGCGCGCAGCACGGCGGCATCATCGGGGTCAATGTCGGCGCCAACAAGGATTCGCCGGATCGCGTCGGCGATTACGTCAAGCTGATCGAGACTTTTGCGCCGGTCGCGAGCTATTTCACCGTCAACGTCTCCTCGCCGAACACGCCGGGCCTGCGCAATTTGCAGGAAGGCGCGCTGCTGGACGATCTCCTCGCCAGGGTGATCGACGCGCGCGAGCGGGTGCGCCAGAAGGCCGGCGACACGCCGGTGCTGCTCAAGATCGCGCCTGATTTGAGCCTCGCCCAGCTCGACGACGTCGTGCAGGTGGCGCGCTCGCGCCGGGTCGACGGCATGATCGTGGCGAACACGACGATCGCGCGGCCGAGCACGCTGCGCGAGGAAATGCGCGCCAAGGAGCAGGGTGGTCTGTCCGGCCGGCCGCTGTTCCGCCTGTCGACGCGCATGGTCGCGGAGACCTATGTGCGCGTCGAGGGCGCGTTCCCCTTGATCGGCGTCGGCGGCGTGGATTCGGGCGGAGCCGCGCTGACGAAGATCCGCGCCGGCGCGAGCCTGATCCAGCTCTATTCGTCGCTGGTCTACAAGGGCCTCGGCCTGGTCGACGAAATCAAGCGCGATCTCACCTCGACGCTGCTCCGCACGGGGCGCGATTCGCTGTCCGAAATCGTCGGCGCCGACGCGGCGACACTGACGGCGGAAGACTGGCCGGGGATGTGA
- a CDS encoding MATE family efflux transporter, with translation MHAPVHPRIGSRQVFAIAGPAMVANLTTPLIGVVSTTAIGRLDDAALLGGVAMASVIFDCLFWLFGFLRMSTLAFTAQALGAGETREETVILVRGFIVAGLIGAALIVLQLPLAAGLFDLMGGSEGVTRAAKTYFMIRIWSSPFAFANYVILGWLVGQARANPALLLQVVINLINMAATILLVLVYDTGIAGAAIAALLSETIGFVLGVIVCRRYADGGFAVPLATLLDRAKLMRLLAVNSDIMIRTAALIAVFLFFTAKGARAGDVTLAANSVLNNFLLVSAFFLDGLANAAQQLCGRTFGARDSRGFADSTRLVLLWGLGFALVVAVLFALFGPNLINVMTASEDVRRAAREFLPFIVLAPIPGVFAFGFDGIYVGATWAREMRNLMLLSFTIFLGAWWALQSFGNAGLWSALIAFYVARGGLQGARYPALYRVTFPKP, from the coding sequence ATGCACGCGCCCGTTCATCCCAGGATCGGCTCCCGCCAGGTGTTCGCCATTGCCGGTCCCGCGATGGTCGCGAACCTCACCACGCCGCTGATCGGCGTGGTCTCGACCACCGCGATTGGGCGGCTCGACGATGCCGCGCTGCTTGGCGGCGTCGCGATGGCCTCCGTCATCTTCGACTGCCTGTTCTGGCTGTTCGGCTTCCTGCGCATGAGCACGCTCGCCTTCACGGCGCAGGCGCTGGGCGCGGGCGAGACGCGCGAGGAGACCGTGATCCTGGTGCGCGGCTTCATCGTCGCGGGCCTGATCGGCGCCGCGCTGATCGTGCTGCAACTGCCGCTGGCCGCCGGGCTGTTCGACCTGATGGGCGGCAGCGAAGGCGTCACGCGCGCGGCAAAGACCTATTTCATGATCCGGATCTGGTCGTCGCCGTTCGCCTTCGCCAACTACGTCATTCTCGGCTGGCTGGTGGGGCAGGCGCGCGCCAATCCGGCGCTGCTGCTGCAGGTCGTCATCAACCTCATCAACATGGCGGCGACGATCTTGCTGGTGCTGGTCTACGACACCGGCATCGCGGGCGCGGCGATCGCCGCACTGCTCTCGGAGACAATTGGCTTCGTGCTCGGCGTGATCGTCTGCCGGCGCTATGCGGATGGCGGCTTTGCGGTGCCCCTTGCGACGCTGCTCGACCGGGCAAAACTGATGCGGCTGCTGGCGGTGAACTCGGACATCATGATCCGCACCGCGGCGCTGATCGCCGTGTTCCTGTTCTTCACCGCCAAGGGCGCACGCGCCGGTGACGTCACGCTGGCGGCGAATTCCGTGCTGAACAATTTCCTGCTGGTCAGCGCCTTCTTCCTCGACGGTCTTGCGAACGCAGCCCAGCAGCTCTGCGGGCGCACGTTTGGCGCGCGCGATTCCAGGGGCTTTGCGGACTCGACCCGGCTGGTGCTGCTGTGGGGCCTCGGCTTCGCGCTGGTCGTCGCGGTGCTTTTCGCGCTGTTCGGGCCGAACCTGATCAATGTCATGACAGCGAGCGAGGACGTCCGCCGCGCCGCGCGCGAATTCCTGCCGTTCATCGTGCTTGCGCCGATCCCCGGCGTGTTCGCGTTCGGCTTCGACGGCATCTATGTCGGCGCGACCTGGGCGCGCGAGATGCGCAATCTAATGCTGTTATCGTTCACGATCTTTCTCGGGGCCTGGTGGGCGCTGCAATCGTTCGGAAATGCCGGGCTGTGGAGCGCGCTGATCGCGTTCTACGTCGCTCGCGGCGGTTTGCAGGGCGCGCGCTATCCAGCGCTGTATCGGGTGACGTTTCCGAAGCCGTAG
- a CDS encoding MBL fold metallo-hydrolase: MQLRFVGCGDAFGSGGRLNTCFHVSGRAANFLIDCGASALPALKRLEIDRNEIDLILITHFHGDHFAGLPFVLLDAQFSRRTRPLTIAGPQGLETRLAQVMEALFEHSSKTKQRFELNVIELAPGQSQSFGGVNVTPYPVVHGESGGPHLAYRVEVEGRTLAYSADTEWTETLIPLAHGADLFIAEAYMYEKVVKNHLSLKTLEQHLPAIGAKRLVLTHMSDDMLSRLDDVPHLAAEDGMVLVF; this comes from the coding sequence ATGCAGTTACGCTTTGTCGGCTGCGGCGACGCCTTCGGCTCGGGCGGCAGGCTCAACACCTGCTTCCACGTCTCGGGGCGCGCGGCCAACTTCCTGATCGATTGCGGCGCGTCGGCCCTGCCGGCGTTGAAGCGACTCGAGATCGACCGCAACGAGATCGACCTCATTCTCATCACGCATTTCCACGGCGACCATTTTGCCGGGCTGCCGTTTGTCCTGCTCGATGCGCAATTCTCGCGGCGGACCCGGCCGCTGACGATCGCGGGCCCGCAAGGCCTCGAGACGCGGCTCGCCCAAGTGATGGAGGCGCTGTTCGAGCACTCCTCGAAGACCAAGCAGCGCTTCGAGCTGAACGTCATCGAACTCGCGCCTGGGCAAAGCCAATCCTTCGGCGGAGTGAATGTAACGCCCTACCCGGTGGTGCACGGCGAATCCGGCGGGCCGCATCTGGCCTACCGCGTCGAGGTTGAAGGCCGCACGCTCGCCTACAGCGCCGACACCGAATGGACGGAGACACTCATTCCGCTGGCGCATGGCGCGGACCTTTTCATTGCTGAAGCCTATATGTACGAGAAGGTGGTCAAGAACCATCTCAGCCTGAAGACCTTGGAACAGCATCTGCCAGCAATCGGCGCGAAACGCCTGGTCCTCACCCATATGAGCGACGACATGCTGTCGCGCCTGGACGACGTACCGCATCTCGCCGCCGAAGACGGCATGGTGCTCGTGTTCTGA
- a CDS encoding DUF6460 domain-containing protein: MVQDVRDLPAGRSDGLNRFLGGSPLAVAFRLVLLSILVGVVLAAIGFDPWNIIYSIRLLFQRLWDLGFDAVNWLWRYFLLGAVIVVPIWLLSRVFGAPRNR, translated from the coding sequence ATGGTCCAAGACGTCAGAGATTTGCCGGCCGGCCGCAGCGATGGGCTGAACCGCTTTCTCGGCGGCTCGCCGCTGGCGGTCGCGTTTCGCCTGGTCCTGCTCTCGATCCTGGTCGGCGTCGTGCTCGCCGCGATCGGCTTCGATCCCTGGAATATCATCTACAGCATCCGCTTGCTGTTCCAGCGCCTCTGGGATCTCGGCTTCGACGCGGTGAACTGGCTGTGGCGCTACTTCCTGCTCGGCGCCGTCATCGTGGTTCCGATCTGGCTGCTCTCGCGCGTATTCGGCGCGCCGCGCAACAGGTAA
- a CDS encoding cisplatin damage response ATP-dependent DNA ligase: MNRFAELLDRLAYEPGRNNKLRLITGYFREVGDPDRGYALAALTGALSFKHAKPALIRDLIAARTDEVLFGLSYDYVGDLSETVALMWPRRSANNEESFPGHPPPPPSPARGEGAQLRAGRQMSSTTDHDSASDGCTPLSVPSPLAGEGQGEGYRGRDADESIHPSRHNNPPPPTLTDVVTTLRTLGKTELPKQLERWLDELDETGRWALLKLVTGALRIGISARLAKTAAAALGDKDPHEVELIWPGLSPPYLDLFAWLEGRGEKPVNRDPAPFRPVMLAHAIEDTDFAALDPADYIAEWKWDGIRVQAVAGRDERGQITARLYSRTGEDITGSFPDLVPSLRLAGAIDGELLILREGRVQSFNVLQQRLNRKVVSPKLIKEFPIHLRAYDLLGDDENDLRELPFAERRERLETFIGKLDDPRIDLSPTVPFASWQALTAARADPASAGAGEDADAVEGVMLKRRDAPYLPGRPKGQWWKWKRDPQIIDAVLMYAQRGHGKRSSYYSDYTFGVWTEGEAGEELVPVGKAYFGFTDEELLQIDRFVRRNTTEKFGPVRHVVHERDKGLVLEVAFEGLQRSPRHKSGVAMRFPRISRLRWDKPPREADRLETLEKMLKADESLPTIKVAASADSH, encoded by the coding sequence ATGAACCGCTTCGCCGAACTGCTGGACCGCCTCGCCTACGAGCCCGGCCGCAACAACAAGCTGCGGCTGATCACCGGCTATTTCCGCGAGGTCGGGGATCCCGACCGCGGCTATGCGCTGGCGGCGCTGACCGGCGCGCTGAGCTTCAAGCATGCCAAGCCCGCGCTGATCCGCGATCTGATCGCGGCGCGCACGGATGAGGTGCTGTTCGGGTTGTCCTACGATTACGTTGGCGATCTCTCGGAGACGGTGGCGCTGATGTGGCCGCGGCGCAGCGCAAACAACGAAGAGTCTTTTCCGGGCCACCCCCCTCCCCCGCCCTCCCCCGCAAGGGGGGAGGGCGCGCAGTTGCGCGCGGGGCGACAGATGAGCTCGACCACTGATCATGATTCAGCGAGTGATGGATGCACGCCTCTCTCCGTTCCCTCCCCCCTTGCGGGGGAGGGGCAGGGAGAGGGGTACCGCGGGCGAGATGCTGATGAGTCCATTCACCCATCTCGCCACAACAACCCACCGCCCCCAACCCTCACCGACGTCGTCACCACGCTGCGCACGCTCGGCAAGACCGAGCTGCCAAAGCAGCTCGAACGCTGGCTCGACGAGCTTGACGAGACCGGCCGCTGGGCGCTGCTGAAGCTCGTCACCGGCGCGCTGCGCATCGGCATCTCCGCGCGGCTGGCGAAGACCGCGGCCGCCGCACTCGGCGACAAGGACCCGCACGAGGTCGAGCTGATCTGGCCGGGGCTCAGCCCTCCCTATCTCGACCTGTTCGCCTGGCTGGAAGGCCGCGGCGAAAAGCCGGTCAATCGCGATCCCGCACCGTTCCGCCCGGTGATGCTCGCGCACGCGATCGAGGACACGGATTTCGCCGCGCTCGATCCCGCCGACTACATCGCCGAATGGAAATGGGATGGCATCCGCGTACAAGCGGTGGCTGGCCGCGATGAGCGCGGGCAGATCACGGCGCGGCTTTATTCGCGCACCGGCGAGGACATCACGGGAAGCTTTCCGGACCTCGTGCCGTCGCTGCGGCTCGCAGGCGCAATCGACGGCGAGCTTCTGATCCTGCGCGAAGGCCGCGTGCAGAGTTTCAATGTTCTGCAACAGCGCCTCAACCGCAAGGTCGTTTCGCCGAAGCTGATCAAGGAGTTTCCGATCCATTTGCGCGCCTATGATCTGCTCGGCGACGACGAGAACGATCTGCGCGAGCTGCCCTTCGCGGAGCGGCGCGAACGGCTGGAGACGTTCATCGGCAAGCTCGACGATCCCCGCATCGACCTGTCGCCCACCGTGCCGTTCGCAAGCTGGCAGGCGCTGACCGCGGCGCGCGCCGATCCCGCGAGTGCCGGCGCGGGCGAAGATGCCGATGCCGTCGAAGGCGTCATGCTGAAGCGGCGCGATGCGCCTTACCTGCCGGGGCGGCCAAAAGGCCAGTGGTGGAAGTGGAAGCGCGATCCGCAAATCATCGATGCCGTGCTGATGTATGCGCAGCGCGGCCACGGCAAGCGCTCGTCCTATTACTCCGATTACACCTTCGGCGTCTGGACCGAAGGCGAAGCCGGCGAGGAGCTGGTGCCGGTCGGAAAAGCCTATTTCGGCTTCACCGACGAGGAGCTCTTGCAGATCGACCGTTTCGTCCGCCGCAACACCACCGAGAAATTCGGCCCCGTGCGCCATGTCGTGCACGAGCGCGACAAGGGGCTGGTGCTGGAGGTGGCGTTCGAGGGGCTGCAGCGTTCCCCGCGGCACAAATCCGGCGTCGCCATGCGCTTCCCCCGCATCAGCCGGCTGCGCTGGGACAAGCCGCCGCGCGAGGCCGACCGGCTGGAAACGCTGGAAAAGATGCTGAAGGCTGACGAATCCCTACCAACAATTAAGGTTGCAGCGTCCGCCGACAGCCATTGA
- a CDS encoding ligase-associated DNA damage response exonuclease gives MRPQDILLPTADGLCCKPGNFHIDPVRPVERAVITHGHSDHARAGHGAVLATQETLDMMRLRYGENFAGSTQAIRYGEEIRLGDVRVRFHPAGHVLGSAQIAVTCKDTCIVASGDYKDAPDPTCTPFELVPCDVFITEATFGLPVFRHGDAAGEVRKLLASVALFPERAHLVGAYSLGKAQRVIALLRQAGYEAPIYLHGAMEKITEYYQSRGINLGELKPVMGVKKAALAGTITLAPPSATSDLWTRRFPDPVTAFASGWMRVRARARQRGIELPLVISDHADWDGLTATIAATGAGEIWVTHGQEDALVHWCKSQGLRAQPLDLVGYGDEEESETPLQDEAEA, from the coding sequence ATGCGTCCGCAAGACATCCTGCTGCCAACTGCTGACGGCCTGTGCTGCAAGCCTGGCAACTTCCACATCGACCCTGTCCGCCCGGTCGAGCGGGCCGTGATCACCCACGGCCATTCCGACCACGCCCGCGCCGGCCATGGCGCGGTGCTGGCGACGCAGGAAACGCTGGACATGATGCGGCTGCGCTATGGCGAGAACTTCGCCGGCTCGACGCAAGCGATCCGCTATGGCGAGGAGATCCGGCTCGGCGACGTCCGCGTGAGGTTTCACCCGGCCGGTCACGTGCTGGGCTCGGCGCAGATCGCCGTGACCTGCAAGGACACCTGCATCGTCGCCTCCGGCGACTACAAGGATGCGCCCGACCCGACCTGCACGCCGTTCGAGCTCGTGCCCTGCGACGTCTTCATCACTGAAGCCACCTTTGGCCTGCCGGTGTTTCGCCATGGCGATGCGGCCGGCGAGGTGAGGAAGCTGCTGGCCTCCGTTGCATTGTTTCCCGAACGGGCGCATCTCGTCGGCGCCTATTCGCTCGGCAAGGCGCAGCGCGTGATCGCGCTGTTGCGGCAGGCCGGCTATGAAGCACCGATCTACCTGCATGGCGCGATGGAGAAGATCACCGAGTACTATCAGAGCCGCGGGATCAATCTCGGCGAGCTCAAGCCGGTGATGGGCGTGAAGAAGGCGGCGCTCGCCGGCACCATCACGCTGGCGCCGCCGTCGGCCACCTCGGACCTCTGGACGCGGCGCTTTCCCGACCCCGTCACCGCCTTTGCCTCGGGGTGGATGCGGGTGCGTGCCCGCGCGCGGCAGCGCGGCATCGAGCTGCCGCTGGTGATCTCCGACCACGCCGATTGGGACGGCCTCACCGCGACCATCGCCGCGACCGGCGCCGGCGAGATCTGGGTGACGCACGGCCAGGAAGACGCGCTGGTGCATTGGTGCAAGTCGCAGGGTCTTCGCGCGCAGCCGCTCGATCTCGTCGGCTATGGCGACGAGGAGGAGAGCGAGACGCCGCTTCAAGATGAGGCCGAAGCATGA
- a CDS encoding class I SAM-dependent DNA methyltransferase, with amino-acid sequence MPLRLFHSSGDLMADRRFEFARDLQLKGDLPAAADLIEQALELAPNFTSAWFTLGEIRSQLGERDKAIAAFRKARESDPEDQHGAHLHLIRLGDEQLSEMPKAYVQALFDQYAPRFEHTLINDLDYRAPSLIFKAVVAARVATKKPALFKRAIDLGCGTGLAAAAFARQVDHFIGIDLSAGMIKEARATNLYTELEVADMIEGLRGKADASANLVVAADAFVYLSDLAPVLVEAKRVLVSGGVLAFTLETHDGSGIVLGEGLRYAHSAEYVRGAMTKAGLKLLTLEPASPRIENNEPVRGLVVVAEKT; translated from the coding sequence ATGCCGCTCCGCCTGTTTCACTCCTCCGGCGATCTCATGGCCGACCGCCGTTTCGAGTTCGCGCGCGACCTCCAGCTCAAGGGCGATCTGCCCGCCGCCGCCGACCTCATCGAGCAGGCACTCGAACTCGCACCCAATTTTACGTCCGCGTGGTTCACGCTCGGTGAAATCCGCAGCCAGCTCGGGGAGCGTGACAAGGCCATCGCAGCATTTCGCAAAGCACGCGAGTCCGATCCCGAGGATCAGCACGGCGCCCATTTGCATCTGATACGGCTCGGCGACGAGCAATTGTCCGAGATGCCGAAGGCCTATGTGCAGGCCCTCTTCGATCAATATGCGCCGCGCTTCGAGCACACGCTGATCAACGATCTCGACTATCGCGCACCGTCGCTGATCTTCAAGGCGGTGGTGGCCGCGCGCGTCGCCACCAAGAAGCCGGCCTTGTTCAAGCGCGCCATCGATCTCGGTTGCGGCACCGGGCTCGCCGCCGCCGCCTTCGCAAGACAGGTCGATCATTTCATCGGCATCGATCTGTCGGCCGGCATGATCAAGGAGGCGCGCGCGACAAACCTCTATACCGAGCTCGAAGTCGCCGACATGATCGAAGGCCTGCGCGGCAAGGCCGATGCGAGCGCGAACCTCGTCGTCGCCGCGGACGCCTTCGTCTATCTCTCCGATCTCGCGCCGGTTCTCGTCGAAGCCAAGCGCGTGCTCGTATCCGGCGGCGTGCTCGCTTTCACGCTGGAGACGCATGACGGCAGCGGCATCGTGCTCGGCGAAGGCCTGCGCTATGCCCATTCGGCGGAATATGTGCGCGGCGCGATGACGAAGGCCGGGCTCAAGCTGCTGACATTGGAGCCGGCATCGCCACGCATCGAGAACAACGAGCCGGTGCGCGGCCTCGTCGTCGTCGCCGAGAAAACTTGA